Proteins from a genomic interval of Osmia bicornis bicornis chromosome 13, iOsmBic2.1, whole genome shotgun sequence:
- the LOC114873649 gene encoding rho-associated protein kinase 2 — translation MDGVRDEDRRRRLRVLEERIKDPRSITNIDCLLDTVQALVADCDHPSVKRMKNIEAYMNRYDSVAQDICKMRMRTDDFTLIKVIGRGAFGEVQLVRHKSTQKVYAMKLLSKFEMIKRSDSAFFWEERDIMAHANSQWIVQLHFAFQDHKYLYMVMDYMPGGDLVNLMSNYDVPEKWAKFYCAEVVLALDAIHLMGFVHRDVKPDNMLLDKHGHLKLADFGTCMRMDIDGLVRSDTAVGTPDYISPEVLQSQGGEGVYGRECDWWSVGVFLYEMLVGDTPFYADSLVGTYSKIMDHRNSLHFPPEVDISHSAKNLICGFLTDRTKRLGRNGVEEIKNHPFFKNDQWTFDNLRECVPPVVPELSGDDDTSNFDDVDKEDGPEESFPVPKAFSGNHLPFIGFTYSGDYQLMAFTGKESVDGLENHINNGTSDDIKISQLENLLDKERRQVESLESRQKALTTQLEAMTRRETELREEIGRADKELTLLRHNYKEAQRRVEHETETRRKAESLFVELKKKFDEEQTKRARDASNSQQTSERVTSLEKQIKEMQSKLERETETVTRLRKQATEITVVRQAAEQMANELQVARAQLQAQRDNLQQEVATLQGQLSKERSSRSQASSLTAELESRLSALHLELEHSREKEEKALMDNRQLTERISALEKEAASLTLELKAAQARYNQEVVAHQETERSRILSKEEANLEVVKALQAKLNEEKSGRQRAELLAQEKERQTSMLSVDYRQIQQRLQKLEGEHRQEVEKVKVLQGQVEQEQQKRNVLQTDLAQQSSEAGRLRAREQQLVGEVAQLREAKRQIEEELHHLKTQRNVDQLQTKELQEQLEAEAYFSTLYKTQTQELREELDEKIRLQQELEEERASLVHQLQLSLARGDSEALARSIAEETVADLEKERTMKELEYKDGVAKHHQELNSKEQIINRLKDNENELKKSVDQYLKEKDDFGKRLKELQDQLTKEQSNEEEIEKLSSKLKTEQLLKQQAVNKLAEIMNRKDLSSSGKTKNKASAADLRKKEKDCRRLQQELTQEREKYGQLAAKWQKDLQDLQAQLVEENQAKLRLQMELDSKDSEIETLQMKIASLNSETASVSSVENDGEDSVLSEHGTMRLEGWLNVPNKQNIKRHGWKKQYVVVSSKKIIFYNSENDKLNADPVLILDLNKVFHVRSVTQGDVIRADAKDIPRIFQLLYAGEGEARRPGDEGNTLPGVELPQLTDKPGTQSLKGHEFVSISYHMPTTCEVCSKQLWHMFRPPPALECRRCRIKVHKEHLDKKEDAIAPCKLHYDPNSARELLILAGSTDEQKYWVARLSRRVQKCGYKANSHVDGTGQRVSPRESTRSTLKPYLSVQQRSATLPANASMGK, via the exons atggaTGGGGTACGTGATGAGGACAGGCGCAGGCGCCTGAGGGTGTTGGAGGAGCGTATAAAAGATCCGAGAAGCATTACAAATATTGATTGCCTTTTGGATACAGTTCAAGCCCTGGTGGCAGATTGTGATCATCCCAGTGTAAAGCgtatgaaaaatatagaaGCATATATGAACAGAT ATGATTCGGTAGCTCAGGATATTTGTAAAATGCGAATGCGTACGGATGACTTCACTTTGATAAAAGTGATAGGTCGCGGAGCATTCGGTGAAGTACAGTTGGTACGGCATAAATCCACGCAAAAAGTATATGCTATGAAATTATTGAGTAAATTTGAAATG ATTAAACGATCAGATTCAGCTTTTTTCTGGGAAGAACGCGATATAATGGCACATGCTAATTCCCAATGGATAGTTCAGCTTCATTTCGCGTTTCAAGATCACAAATATCTTTATATGGTGATGGATTATATGCCGGGCGGTGATTTAGTAAACTTAATGTCAAACTATGATGTGCCAGAGAAATGGGCGAAATTTTATTGTGCAGAAGTGGTGCTCGCATTGGATGCAATACACCTTATGGGATTTGTTCATCGGGACGTAAAGCCCGATAACATGTTACTTGATAAACATGGTCACTTAAAACTTGCAGATTTTGGCACTTGTATGAGAATGGATATC GATGGACTCGTTCGATCTGATACCGCAGTAGGTACACCTGATTATATATCACCTGAAGTACTCCAATCCCAAGGTGGTGAAGGTGTATATGGAAGAGAGTGTGATTGGTGGTCAGTAGGAGTGTTTTTGTACGAAATGCTTGTTGGTGACACGCCTTTTTATGCAGATTCATTAGTTGGGACATATTCGAAAATTATGGATCACAGAAACTCGTTACACTTTCCTCCAGAAGTTGATATTTCTCACTCGGCTAAGAATTTAATATGCGGCTTTCTTACTGATAGAACAAAACGTTTAGGAAGAAATGGCGTagaggaaataaaaaatcacCCATTCTTTAAAAATGATCAATGGACGTTTGACAATTTACGAGAGTGTGTGCCACCAGTAGTACCAGAACTTTCTGGTGACGATGATACTAGTAATTTTGATGATGTTGATAAAGAGGATGGTCCAGAGGAAAGTTTTCCAGTTCCGAAAGCATTTTCTGGAAATCATCTGCCTTTTATTGGTTTTACATATTCAGGAGACTATCAGTTAATGGCCTTTACTGGTAAAGAATCGGTAGATGGATTAGAAAATCATATCAATAACGGTACGAGcgatgatattaaaatttcgcagttagaaaatttattggaTAAAGAGAGAAGACAAGTAGAATCCTTGGAATCACGACAGAAAGCTTTGACAACGCAGTTAGAAGCTATGACGCGTCGTGAAACTGAATTACGCGAAGAAATAGGCAGAGCGGATAAAGAATTGACTTTGTTGAGACACAATTATAAAGAAGCACAACGCAGGGTTGAGCATGAAACGGAAACGCGTAGAAAAGCAGAATCGTTATTCgttgaattaaaaaagaaatttgatgAAGAGCAGACGAAAAGAGCGCGCGATGCGAGTAATTCACAGCAAACATCCGAACGTGTTACATCGTTAGAAAAACAAATTAAGGAGATGCAATCAAAATTGGAAAGGGAAACCGAAACTGTAACGAGGTTGCGGAAACAAGCCACAGAGATTACTGTTGTTCGTCAAGCGGCAGAACAAATGGCAAATGAATTACAAGTGGCAAGAGCTCAGTTACAAGCGCAACGTGATAACTTGCAACAAGAAGTGGCAACGCTACAA GGACAACTGTCGAAAGAGAGGAGTTCTCGATCACAAGCCTCATCGTTAACCGCCGAATTAGAAAGTCGTCTTTCTGCTCTTCATCTTGAACTTGAACATAGTCgcgaaaaagaggaaaaagcaCTTATGGATAATCGGCAATTAACCGAAAGAATTTCAGCGTTAGAAAAAGAAGCTGCTAGTTTGACTCTTGAATTAAAAGCCGCGCAAGCGAGGTATAATCAAGAAGTGGTTGCTCATCAAGAAACGGAACGTTCACGCATATTATCCAAAGAAGAAGCTAACTTAGAGGTTGTTAAAg CATTACAAGCAAAACTAAACGAAGAGAAAAGTGGAAGACAACGCGCCGAATTGCTTGCACAAGAAAAGGAAAGGCAAACCTCTATGCTTTCTGTGGATTACCGTCAAATACAGCAACGTTTGCAGAAATTGGAGGGTGAGCACAGGCAAGAAGTGGAAAAGGTAAAGGTGCTACAGGGTCAGGTTGAGCAGGAACAGCAGAAAAGAAACGTGCTACAAACGGATCTGGCGCAGCAATCATCAGAAGCAGGACGATTACGTGCTAGGGAACAACAGTTAGTTGGTGAAGTTGCTCAGCTAAGGGAAGCAAAACGACAAATAGAGGAAGAATTGCATCATTTGAAAACTCAAAGAAACGTGGATCAGTTACAGACAAAGGAATTACAGGAACAGTTGGAAGCAGAAGCTTACTTCTCG ACTCTTTACAAAACACAGACACAAGAACTTCGAGAAGAACTGGACGAGAAAATACGATTACAACAAGAATTAGAAGAAGAACGTGCTTCTTTAGTACACCAGTTGCAATTGTCTTTAGCTAGAGGAGACAGTGAAGCTTTAGCAAGATCAATAGCTGAAGAAACTGTGGCAGATCTTGAGAAAGAACGAACGATGAAGGAATTAGAGTACAAAGATGGTGTAGCGAAACATCATCaagaattaaattcaaaagAACAGATTATAAATCGGCTTAAAGATAACGAAAATGAACTTAAGAAAAGCGTTGATCAGTATCTTAAAGAGAAGGATGATTTCGGTAAACGACTGAAAGAATTGCAAGACCAACTTACTAAAGAACAATCtaatgaagaagaaatagaaaagcTCAGTAGTAAATTGAAAACTGAACAGCTACTCAAACAACAAGCAGTTAATAAGTTGGCAGAGATAATGAATAGGAAAGATTTATCTTCAAGCGGTAAAACGAAGAACAAAGCATCTGCTGCAGATCtaaggaagaaggaaaaagattGTAGACGTTTGCAACAGGAGCTTACtcaagagagagaaaagtaTGGACAGTTGGCAGCTAAGTGGCAAAAAGACTTGCAAGATTTACAG GCCCAATTAGTGGAAGAAAACCAAGCAAAATTGAGATTACAAATGGAACTTGATTCAAAGGATTCAGAGATAGAAACATTACAAATGAAAATCGCCTCACTTAACTCGGAAACTGCTAGCGTTTCATCAGTAGAGAATGACGGAGAAGATTCTGTTCTGTCAGAGCATGGTACCATGAGATTGGAAGGTTGGTTGAATGTGCCAAACAAGCAGAACATTAAAAGGCATGGATGGAAGAAGCAATATGTTGTCGTTTCATCGAAgaagataatattttataatagtGAGAACGATAAGCTAAATGCGGATCCAGTTTTGATACTGGATCTAAATAAAGTCTTCCACGTTAGATCTGTTACTCAGGGTGACGTTATCCGAGCTGATGCCAAAGATATTCCGAGAATTTTCCAG TTATTGTACGCTGGTGAAGGCGAAGCAAGACGTCCTGGCGATGAGGGGAATACACTGCCTGGAGTAGAACTGCCACAACTTACGGATAAGCCAGGCACGCAATCGTTAAAGGGCCATGAATTTGTGTCAATTTCGTATCATATGCCGACTACTTGTGAGGTATGCTCGAAACAATTGTGGCACATGTTTCGACCACCACCCGCTCTTGAGTGTCGAC GATGTCGTATAAAGGTACACAAGGAGCATTTGGATAAGAAAGAGGATGCCATAGCACCGTGCAAATTGCATTACGATCCAAACAGTGCCCGTGAATTATTGATATTGGCTGGTAGTACTGATGAACAGAAATACTGGGTCGCAAGACTGTCGAGGCGTGTACAAAAATGTGGCTACAAGGCGAATTCGCATGTCGACGGCACGGGGCAGCGTGTCTCGCCAAG GGAATCCACGAGATCCACCTTGAAGCCATATTTATCGGTGCAACAACGATCCGCGACCCTGCCAGCGAACGCCAGCATGGGCAAGTGA